GGATAAATCCCCGTGAACTAATTGGGCATCTTGATATAATACCTTCATGTCTTCTCGTATCATTTCATAGAATTCAGAATAATCGACTTCCACATCTTTTAATCTTGGAGCTGGAACTCCATCTTCATGAACCATATCCATTAAAAGTATATTTTCCCTTTTTAATATTGGTTCTGGCGTGTTTATATAATCTCCCGCTCTTAAAAGGTTCCTAAATTCTTTTTCAACCCATGCAGTTATTACCTGTCGAGTACTGCTTCTCCTAAGGTGGAATCGAGGATCACCTTGAATATATTTCCACATTGTTTTAAAATCACATGTAGAAACACGGTAAACCTTTAATGCGTAGAGTTCGTCCTCTTTATTTGCAGAAAACACTACTGCTTCCTTTCCAGAATTAACAACTCCAGAAATTTCATCAATGTGTTTTGCCACAAGTAAATTATAAATATTTAAGAGAGTACGTTGGTCAAAAACTTCGTTTTCAGTTTTTAATTCTTCCAAAAACTTCTTTTTTCTTTCAACGATCTTTTTTTGAAACTCCCTATCCAGTTGTTTTTCTTTTTTATCTAAATCCATTTTAGGGACATCTTTCATCAATATCCCTTATCTCATGAATTCTAAGTATCCTTTTCTGTTTAACCAGTCAACTTGTCCTTTTGTGTATCTCCAGATTACGTCGCATTTCTCATCGGACTGTACTTCCCAAGGAGTGACAATTACAACATCGTCTTCCCTTACCCAGATTTTTCTCTTTAATTTTCCAGGAATTCTACCCATTCTGAGTTTTCCGTCCATGCATCTTACCCTAACCCTACTTGCACCAAGCATTTGCTCGATTACTCCAAGAACTTCGTTTTCATTTTCTCTCGGAGTCCTTACTCTTGTTGGTTGTTGGGGTGCTTGTTGTCCTCGCATAGTTCTCACCTTTTTTTCGATAATTTTAAAAAATTAGTTAATCGATAGTTTTAAGAAATCAAAAGAAAAACGTAAAACGAAGATTATTCGTTTATTTTAAATCTTTTTATAGTAATGAAGTAGTAATCATTTATATACTTAATTATGTATGGTGAGAGTTTGGTAAAATTAATGCTTGCACTTGATGTAATGGATGAAAAAAAGGCAGTTTTGATTGCTAAAGAAACTTCAGAGTACGTTGACTCTATAAAAATAGGATACCCGTTAGTTTTAGCTACTGGATTAAATATAATCGACAAAATAAAAGAAGCTACCAGCAAAGAAGTAATCTGTGATTTCAAAGTTGCGGACATTCCTTCAACAAATGAAAAAATCGCTGAATTAACGCTAAATCACGCTGACGGG
This Methanococcus maripaludis C5 DNA region includes the following protein-coding sequences:
- a CDS encoding serine protein kinase RIO, which codes for MKDVPKMDLDKKEKQLDREFQKKIVERKKKFLEELKTENEVFDQRTLLNIYNLLVAKHIDEISGVVNSGKEAVVFSANKEDELYALKVYRVSTCDFKTMWKYIQGDPRFHLRRSSTRQVITAWVEKEFRNLLRAGDYINTPEPILKRENILLMDMVHEDGVPAPRLKDVEVDYSEFYEMIREDMKVLYQDAQLVHGDLSEYNILVHEEEPVYIDFSQGVVKEHPLSKTLLIRDVKNVCSFFKRRGIATDYKEFYKFVSGEELALIDEEMAKTY
- the eif1A gene encoding translation initiation factor eIF-1A; translation: MRGQQAPQQPTRVRTPRENENEVLGVIEQMLGASRVRVRCMDGKLRMGRIPGKLKRKIWVREDDVVIVTPWEVQSDEKCDVIWRYTKGQVDWLNRKGYLEFMR